One Bemisia tabaci chromosome 7, PGI_BMITA_v3 DNA window includes the following coding sequences:
- the LOC140223734 gene encoding uncharacterized protein: MITNTAFETYVCYYPLGNTPPVSLAQDLPPEQDADILLLGCGDARNILFSCFVDNARRMDVTCCDVEPGIQARNVLLYSLLIDDKLNRNVDRIWNIYYHWSLDDDSVELLETQIEKLLQHSKSIDEWHNSVYGSTIRFCDEISLSRVKSYWSNFSSRGLTPASNEERLRQLKNAHARATSFRTEMLKGGINLNYFRGTLPAAYEQAPQDLSEIAVHWWAHGTLPLRSGPASKRIHLNPTFFYSPNSALTLHFGISPLSGFPLSIANTPIEKTCPLSIKKNGLSSKDRLVASAKCLFSNWASAFRRVAGKNLLIRIFCGDAVHFCFTLASECDKSSPTKFDCIDTSNLGDPLGPLNLLTLGSVLLKKRPSSSLYTEMLVQHYSNVKDRFTESMGCDARTVALLLGLVCPDMFTNATNCVEEDSLNIKCLQMKTGRGVSQERSRFRWKRINSEPNEAAHMHAEAETLAKFFIDIHYEIFRYERPMEAFFEANTMLGKFLTNSANPRYNRGSFAFLLSIVKSNVSTDWDTCAKLICDEVCRSRVDPFGSFNASDELLLHMRSFGVYRSGALKLEPEDLSNDLIARALNLNEKSPDTLCVTLRVPRENLKVIMSQRCCPIIVCSITGKDPRGSQWESYFSSIHVAFGEWSERSDKNSSNPCFLEDSRQQSGTSDMFASFFVPTKLLLKAKHSVPVVRCQLQRTHTNIANFMDELGSADLCLVRKEITSNDVSITQFLPGMSALPSYLALNLSRTTASDLVTLRFSDDSSRVKTLVKRIDLQSDAAKVLAVKSSAVKIEFKSPLLAIVTVANSFKFEFRFPCPVSVSSNNYKVRFGRTSSFIEVESPLLDPLEEDVASFMFPTSLTNGTSDVTLPTSWIATYIDMDAMPQIDITNTRKLEWLNHHLLPMLFRRERSAGASDTRTEFKRSLYFILAKFTGLQGKKVNIFGLKKKDSPAETIIIPSCLRLDLVNHSVVLDCAVLPRNHIMYNDNLLAIFLMKITPTTCAIDVGEAENRAWKALLPAFTERCRTNTTWTHGPNCEYVKKGEIPLAAALIQSNVSPICTCGVGKFPAEGFLSKLKEKYPELNHVLKRYATRAAIAPVFSVPYVEDDFLAGISSIVKSMGTIDICQSCGCNKRKNDEEKQNSLLTCSRCKAVKYCSTDCQKADWKLHKLSCGK; this comes from the coding sequence ATGATCACCAATACGGCTTTTGAGACTTATGTGTGCTACTATCCCCTTGGCAACACTCCACCTGTGTCTTTAGCACAAGACTTACCCCCAGAACAAGATGCTGACATCCTCTTGTTGGGATGCGGTGACGCTAGAAATATTTTGTTCTCCTGTTTTGTTGACAATGCCCGACGAATGGACGTAACATGCTGCGATGTCGAACCAGGAATCCAGGCTCGGAATGTTCTACTTTATTCTTTGCTCATTGACGACAAACTAAATCGTAATGTCGACCGTATTTGGAACATTTACTACCACTGGTCTTTAGACGATGATTCCGTAGAACTCCTCGAAACTCAGATCGAGAAACTACTGCAGCATTCAAAATCTATAGATGAATGGCATAATTCAGTCTATGGATCAACTATCCGTTTTTGTGACGAAATTTCTCTTTCTCGCGTCAAGAGCTACTggtccaatttttcttctcgagGTCTCACCCCCGCCAGCAATGAAGAGAGACTGCGCCAGTTGAAAAACGCCCACGCCAGAGCCACATCCTTCAGGACTGAAATGTTAAAAGGAggtataaatttaaattattttcgtgGTACACTTCCTGCCGCATATGAACAAGCCCCTCAAGACTTGTCGGAAATCGCTGTTCATTGGTGGGCGCACGGTACGTTACCGCTACGTTCTGGACCAGCCTCGAAAAGGATTCACCTAAACCCGACATTTTTCTACTCCCCAAACTCAGCGCTAACGTTACACTTTGGAATCTCGCCTCTTTCAGGATTCCCTCTAAGTATTGCGAATACTCCGATCGAGAAAACGTGCCccctctcaataaaaaaaaatggtctgTCGTCAAAGGACCGTCTCGTTGCAAGTGCCAAGTGCCTTTTCTCAAACTGGGCCTCAGCATTCAGAAGGGTGGCAggaaaaaatttattaattCGAATCTTCTGCGGCGATGCTGTTCATTTCTGTTTCACTTTGGCCAGCGAATGTGATAAAAGTTCGCCGACCAAATTTGACTgtatcgatacatcgaatcTAGGCGATCCCCTGGGCCCATTGAATTTGCTAACTCTCGGATCAGTTTTGCTGAAGAAACGTCCATCCAGTAGTCTTTACACAGAGATGCTGGTGCAGCATTATTCGAACGTCAAAGACCGCTTCACGGAATCGATGGGTTGTGATGCACGCACCGTGGCATTACTACTTGGACTTGTATGTCCTGACATGTTCACAAATGCAACAAATTGTGTCGAGGAGGACTCATTAAATATAAAATGTCTTCAAATGAAGACCGGTAGAGGAGTATCTCAGGAAAGATCTCGCTTCCGCTGGAAGCGAATCAATAGTGAACCAAACGAAGCTGCCCACATGCACGCCGAAGCTGAAACGCTCGCCAAATTCTTCATTGATattcattatgaaattttcaggtacgaAAGGCCCATGGAGGCGTTTTTTGAAGCCAACACAATGTTGGGTAAATTCCTGACGAACAGCGCCAATCCACGCTATAATCGAGGTAGTTTTGCATTTCTGTTGAGCATCGTGAAATCCAACGTTTCTACTGATTGGGATACGTGCGCAAAACTGATTTGCGATGAAGTCTGTAGGAGTAGAGTCGACCCGTTTGGATCATTTAATGCATCAGATGAACTACTCCTGCACATGCGATCTTTTGGAGTCTACCGCAGCGGAGCACTAAAGCTTGAACCCGAAGATTTAAGCAATGATCTCATTGCTCGCGCTCTTAACCTAAATGAAAAGTCGCCAGATACCCTCTGCGTCACTCTCCGAGTACCTAGAGAAAATCTCAAAGTCATCATGAGTCAGAGATGCTGTCCAATCATTGTGTGTAGTATCACCGGTAAAGATCCGAGAGGATCCCAATGGGAAAGTTACTTTTCCTCGATTCATGTAGCGTTTGGTGAATGGTCCGAGAGAAGCGACAAGAATAGTTCTAATCCTTGCTTTCTTGAGGATAGTCGTCAGCAATCGGGAACGTCGGACATGTTTGCATCATTTTTTGTACCAACAAAGTTGCTGCTCAAAGCAAAACATTCCGTCCCCGTGGTACGATGTCAGTTACAGAGAACACATACGAATATCGCTAACTTTATGGATGAACTGGGATCTGCTGATCTTTGCCTGGTTCGCAAAGAAATCACAAGCAATGATGTGTCCATTACTCAGTTTCTTCCAGGTATGTCTGCGCTCCCCTCATACCTGGCTTTGAATTTATCACGTACAACAGCATCTGATTTGGTGACGCTCCGTTTTTCTGACGATAGCTCAAGAGTAAAAACGTTGGTCAAGCGAATAGACCTACAAAGCGACGCAGCCAAGGTTTTGGCCGTGAAATCTTCTGCCGtcaaaatcgaattcaagtcacCACTACTGGCAATCGTTACTGTAGCAAACTCTTTTAAGTTTGAGTTTAGATTTCCCTGTCCCGTGTCCGTCTCTAGCAACAATTACAAGGTTAGATTTGGCCGGACATCGTCTTTTATTGAGGTTGAGAGTCCTCTTTTAGACCCTTTGGAGGAAGACGTCGCGTCTTTTATGTTTCCAACCTCTCTAACAAACGGAACATCGGACGTAACCCTACCAACATCATGGATCGCTACTTATATTGATATGGATGCCATGCCACAAATTGATATAACGAACACTCGAAAATTGGAGTGGTTAAATCATCATTTATTGCCTATGCTTTTCAGGCGAGAGCGATCCGCAGGAGCAAGCGACACGCGGACTGAGTTTAAGCGTAGCCTATACTTTATTCTTGCCAAATTTACAGGCTTGCAAGGTaagaaagtaaacatttttggACTGAAGAAGAAGGATTCTCCTGCGGAAACTATAATCATCCCATCTTGCCTTCGCCTGGACTTAGTAAACCACTCAGTCGTATTAGATTGCGCCGTACTCCCTCGCAATCATATCATGTATAACGATAATCTTTTAGCAATATTCTTGATGAAGATTACTCCTACTACGTGCGCGATAGATGTCGGCGAAGCAGAGAACCGTGCGTGGAAAGCCCTTTTGCCTGCTTTCACCGAGAGGTGCCGCACGAACACCACATGGACGCACGGACCTAATTGTGAGTACGTAAAGAAAGGTGAGATTCCTTTGGCTGCTGCGCTGATTCAAAGCAACGTATCACCTATCTGCACTTGTGGTGTCGGAAAATTTCCGGCCGAAGGTTTTCTCagtaaactgaaagaaaaatacccCGAGTTGAATCATGTGCTTAAGCGATATGCCACGCGCGCCGCCATCGCGCCAGTCTTCTCAGTTCCATATGTGGAGGAtgattttttggcgggaatcAGCAGCATCGTCAAAAGTATGGGCACGATTGACATTTGTCAATCGTGTGGATgtaataaaaggaaaaatgacgaagaaAAGCAGAACAGCTTGTTAACTTGTTCCAGGTGCAAGGCTGTCAAGTACTGTTCCACAGATTGCCAAAAAGCAGATTGGAAACTTCACAAATTGTCCTGCGGCAAGTAA